The sequence CCCATCCAGCACTCCTGGCCCCGGTGATTGTGGATCGCCGAGGCCTGCGCCGGCTCCCAGCCGATCGCCACGACCTCGAACAGGTCGTTGCGGAAGATCAGGTTGCGCGTGTAGTGACTGCGCCGGAAGAACAGGTATGGCCCGAGCGAACCGGGGTCGAGCACCGTCCGGCCGATCTCCCGCAGCACGCGTTCGCGCGTGAAGACGGCCCCCGGAATGCCGCGCAACCCGTCGACCAGCTGCTCGATGGTCCTCTCGGCCAACGCGTCAGGCTGTGGCGTCATCGAATGTCCCTCCTCTCTGGCAACCCCTCGAGACCGGCCAGCCTCCCCACCGGGTAGAGACCGAGACGCGGGTCCCACCACGGCGAGTGGCGGTAGAAGAATTCGAGACGCGCCTCGGGGCTGGCGGCGAACGCCTTGTCCTGGGCGAGGCGCCGCTCGAACT is a genomic window of Candidatus Dormiibacterota bacterium containing:
- a CDS encoding cysteine dioxygenase; this translates as MTPQPDALAERTIEQLVDGLRGIPGAVFTRERVLREIGRTVLDPGSLGPYLFFRRSHYTRNLIFRNDLFEVVAIGWEPAQASAIHNHRGQECWMG